From one Marmota flaviventris isolate mMarFla1 chromosome 1, mMarFla1.hap1, whole genome shotgun sequence genomic stretch:
- the LOC114090010 gene encoding zinc finger protein 709-like: MEPVTFEDVAVNFTLEEWALLVPSQKKLFRDVMQETFWNLTTIGKQWKNQAIDDHYNSKGNLRSQVLERLCEQKEDSQCGKILSQIINPHINKRSSSGVKPSEHHVCGDVLNADPSLAVPLTAHTGHKAQEYLEHGKKPYKYKEHGKALHDPQRFQKHARTHTGEKPHVCKHCGKAFSSTSYIKIHERIHNGEKPYICKQCGKSFTFIGSLRTHKQIHSEKKPYICKQCGKGFRTFFFFKIHERIHSGEKLYVCKQCGKSFGSSSDMKRHEQIHSGKKPHVCKHCGKAFSSSSYIKIHERIHSGEKPYNCKQCGKSFTFLSSLQIHKQIHSGKKSYVCKQCGKGFSTSFFFKIHERIHSGEKPYACKQCGKAFISSRYLKRHEQIHSAVKPYACKQCGKAFSRSDSLRIHEKKHTGEKLYVCKQCGKGFSTSSRLKTHEQIHNEEKPYTCNECGKAFSHSYLVKRHEIMHTGEKP, from the exons ATG GAGCcagtgacctttgaggatgtggctgtgaacttcaccCTGGAGGAGTGGGCTCTGCTGGTTCCTTCCCAGAAGAAGCTCTTCAGAGATGTGATGCAGGAAACCTTCTGGAACCTGACCACTATAG gaaaacaatggaaaaatcAGGCCATCGATGATCACTACAATTCCAAGGGAAATCTAAG AAGTCAAGTGTTAGAGAGACTCTGTGAACAGAAAGAAGATAGTCAATGTGGAAAAATCCTCAGCCAGATCATAAATCCTCACATAAACAAGAGAAGTTCTTCTGGAGTAAAACCTAGTGAACACCATGTGTGTGGAGATGTCCTCAATGCTGATCCATCCCTAGCTGTGCCCCTAACAGCTCACACTGGACACAAAGCACAAGAATATCTGGAACATGGAAAGAAGCCATATAAATATAAGGAACATGGGAAAGCCTTACATGATCCCCAACGTTTTCAGAAGCATGCAAGaactcacacaggagagaaaccccATGTGTGTAAGCACTGTGGAAAAGCCTTTAGTTCTACCAGCTACATTAAAATCCATGAACGAATTCACAATGGAGAGAAACCTTATAtatgtaaacaatgtggaaaatCCTTTACTTTTATCGGTTCTCTTCGTACGCACAAACAAATTCACAGTGAAAAGAAACCTTATATATGTAAGCAATGTGGAAAAGGCtttagaactttctttttctttaaaatccatGAACGAATTCACAGTGGAGAGAAACTGTATGTGTGTAAGCAATGTGGAAAAAGCTTTGGTTCCTCTAGTGACATGAAAAGACATGAACAGATTCACAGTGGCAAGAAACCCCATGTGTGTAAGCACTGTGGAAAAGCCTTTAGTTCTTCAAGCTACATTAAAATCCATGAACGAATTCACAgtggagagaaaccttataaCTGCAAACAATGTGGGAAATCCTTTACTTTTCTCAGTTCTCTTCAAATTCACAAACAAATTCACAGTGGAAAGAAATCCTATGTATGTAAGCAATGTGGGAAAGGCTTTAgtacttcctttttctttaaaatccatGAACGAATTCACagtggagagaaaccctatgcatgtaagcagtgtggaaaagcctttattTCTTCCAGGTACCTCAAAAGACATGAACAAATTCATAGTGCAGTGAAGCCCTATGcatgtaaacaatgtgggaaagctttCAGTCGTTCTGATTCACTcagaatacatgaaaaaaaacatactggagaaaagctctatgtatgtaaacaatgtggaaaaggcTTTAGTACTTCTAGCCGCCTGAAAACACATGAACAAATTCACAATGAAGAGAAACCCTATACatgtaatgaatgtgggaaagcGTTCAGTCATTCTTATTTAGTCAAAAGACATGAAATAatgcacactggagagaaaccctag